The stretch of DNA CCGGGGGCGTACGCGTCACCGTGCGCCCTGCGCATATACACACACGCCCCTTCACCGTGACCACATACCGCCGTGCGCGTTGGTCAAGACGGAGTTGACCAATGGGCCGCCCCACAAGCGGCCTCCCCCTACATCGCCGGTTCGAGAGGCTTGTTCATGGCCGACCACGCAACCCACGACGCCCAGGCTCGGGCCAGCCTTCATCTGCTGGTACGGGACATCGAACGGGTCCGCCGGCAGGTGGACGCACTGCGTACCCTCACCGCCCAGCTCGGCAACGTCTACCGTCCCCGCCGCTCAGGCCCGTCCACGGGATTCGTGGTGTACGGGCGGGCGCCGGCCCCGACCGTCCGCCTGGCCCAGGAACTGCGGGACAGCGTCGAAACCCTCGTCACCGCGGCTGTGGACTTCGACCGTTCGCTCGGCTTCTCCTGGGACGCGGTGGGCTCGGCGCTCGGCGTGACCAAGCAGGCCGTGCACCGTCGCTACGGGGCTCGCCGTGCCGCAGCCCAGGCCGCCGCCGACGCCGAGCGTTCCACCGAGACGGCGGGGACTCACGCACTGCCCGCTTCCGCCGCGCTGCCGCCCGTCTCCGCAGCGCTGCCGTCCGTACCGGCGGCGCGTGTCATGCCGTCCCAGCCGACGGGCGGCAACCCCGCGTTCCGCGAGGACCCGAGGGCGAACGCCTTCCCTGGCCCTCGCCACGGCTGACCCTCCTCCCCCCCCTGTACTCCCCCTCCCCAGCACTCTCCTCCCCCACGAATCCCCCTCCCCGGAGCTCCACTCACCAGAGCTTCCCCGTCCCTCCCCACTCCACCGTTCCCCCGTCTCTTTCCGTCTGCCTCCACCCCACCGCGGGGCCGGAGGCAGACGTCGTTCCTGGCGCGGCCGTGCCAGGACCACGGACTACCAGGCCCTGCCCGCACCGCGTGTCCGCCTCCCGAGGGCCCGCCGCTCACGACGGCTCACCCGATATCGGGCGGATCGACCCTGATCCGCACAGGTTCCGCGCCGCCGCCCCTGGCCATCCGAGTCGCCTGGGCGGTCTTCAACGCGGCGGCCAGCGCCGAGCCGCTGCCGGGCGGCACGCGGACGAGGGCGCGCTCCCAGTTTTCGCCCGGGGGCGGCCCTCCGGGGCGGCGGGGGCGTCCGGGTTCGGTCGGCGGTAGCGGTACGGGGCCGAGGATCTGCGCGTCGGACGGCAGCTCGGCGGCCGCGAGGAACTCCGCGAGAGCGCCGGGAGTGGCCGTGACGGCGGCCATCCTGGAGACGGGCGGGAACCCGAGTTCGGCGCGTTCGGCCAGTTCGCGCACGGCGTGACCTGCGGGGTCCCAGCGCACCAGGGCCTGTACGGGTCGCAGCGTCGGTTCTGCGACGATCACGACCGTGCCGCCCGCGGCCTGGTCCCTGACGAGGGCGGCGGCGCCGATCCAGCGGCGTAGTGCCTCCTCGCCCGACCGCAGGTCCGCCCGGCCCAGCATCGCCCAGCCGTCCAGCAGCAGGGCCGCCGCGTAGCCGCCCTCGGCCACCGGCTCGGCGCCGGGGGTGCTCACCACGAGGGCGGGCGAACCGGGAACGGTGTCGAGTACCTGTTCCCGACCCGAGGTGCGGACGGCCACGGCGGGGAAGGCCCTGCCCAGCTCCTCCGCGGTACGTCTGGCGCCGACGATCTGCGCGCGCAGCCGGAAGCCACCACACGCCGGGCAGTGCCACGCGTGCTCGCCGCGACCGCACCACCCGCAGTGCAACTGCCGTGCGTCCGGGGCCTCCAGCGGACCTGAGCAGTGTCGGCAGCGAGCGGGCTCGCGGCATCGCTCGCAGGCCAGCCGGGGCGCGTAACCGCGCCGGGGCACCTGTACCAGGACGGGCCCCGATCTCAGTCCTTCCCTGACGGCCTGCCAGGCGAGGGAGGGCAGCCTGGCGGCGCGCGCCGCCTCGTCCCGCGCGAGGTCGCCGTCGCCGACGGTCCGCACGAGGGGAGCCGCGGTGCGTACCGTGTCGCGGTCCGCGGCGATCGACAGGGCCCAGCCGCTCTCGACGAGTTGGGCGGCCTCCACGGTGCAGGAGTGGGCGCCGAGGAGGAAGGCGCAGTGTTCACGGGCGGCGCGCAGCAGCGTGACGTCCCTGGCGTGCGGCTGAGGGGCCTGCTGCTCGCTGTGGCTGCCGTCGCCGTCGTCCCAGATCACGACGAGCCCGAGCTGCCGCACGGGGGCGAACATGGCGGCCCTGGTGCCGACCACGGCCCGCACGGCACCGCGGCGCACCGCGAGCCACTGGCGGTAGCGTTTCTGCGGCCCCGCCTCGGCGGTGAGCAGCGCGTGTCTGCCCGCGCCGAGCCGTTCCGTCAGTGCCGCGTCGACGCGGGCGGCGGTCCGCCCGTCCGGTACGACCACGAGTGCGCCCCGGTCGGAGGCGAGGGTGGCGGCGACGGCGCGGGCGAGTTCGTCGGCCCAGTACGGCCCTGGCAGGGCGTTCCACACGGCTCTCGGGGATTCGCCCGCCGCGAGGGCGGCGAGGAAACCGGGGCCCCTGGGATAGCGCGTCCAGGTGCCGGGTTCGGGCGGTGGCGGCGGTGGCGACGGCTCGGGTGAGGGCTTGGCCTCGGCCTTCGCGTT from Streptomyces tsukubensis encodes:
- a CDS encoding primosomal protein N', translated to MSSEDDEAEGGSGVPEQLALIRETVRRADVPRAKPRTWRGAALAKELPVARVLVDKGVLHLDRYFDYAVPEEMDADAQPGVRVRVRFGAGKHHVRGGRREGGGLIGGFIVERLAESDYSGPLAALAQVVSPEPVLGPELLSLSRAVADRYAGSLADVIQLAVPPRNAKAEAKPSPEPSPPPPPPEPGTWTRYPRGPGFLAALAAGESPRAVWNALPGPYWADELARAVAATLASDRGALVVVPDGRTAARVDAALTERLGAGRHALLTAEAGPQKRYRQWLAVRRGAVRAVVGTRAAMFAPVRQLGLVVIWDDGDGSHSEQQAPQPHARDVTLLRAAREHCAFLLGAHSCTVEAAQLVESGWALSIAADRDTVRTAAPLVRTVGDGDLARDEAARAARLPSLAWQAVREGLRSGPVLVQVPRRGYAPRLACERCREPARCRHCSGPLEAPDARQLHCGWCGRGEHAWHCPACGGFRLRAQIVGARRTAEELGRAFPAVAVRTSGREQVLDTVPGSPALVVSTPGAEPVAEGGYAAALLLDGWAMLGRADLRSGEEALRRWIGAAALVRDQAAGGTVVIVAEPTLRPVQALVRWDPAGHAVRELAERAELGFPPVSRMAAVTATPGALAEFLAAAELPSDAQILGPVPLPPTEPGRPRRPGGPPPGENWERALVRVPPGSGSALAAALKTAQATRMARGGGAEPVRIRVDPPDIG